The nucleotide sequence TATGTGTGAACGGGAGGCCGCCACCGAGCGGACATTATCTAGCGGACGCCAGAGACCTTATTTGCTGCTTTATGTACCTCTGTCAATAAAGTGGACACAAAAATAACGAACGGCCTCGGATTTTAGGACGCCACCATCTTGAAATAATTCAACTCAAATTGATGGGCGGTTTTGTATCCCAAAGTTGAATGAAACCGCAATCGATTGTAATCGAACTCAATGTAAACATAGAGTTCTTTCTCGGCCTGTTTACGGGTTCTGAACTTTGTTTGGTACACCAACTCCTTTTTTAAGGTGCTGTGGAAGGACTCGATACAAGCATTGTCGTAGCAATTGCCTTTGCGGCTCATGCTGCCAATCATCCCATAATCGACAAGCCGCGCTCGGTATTCCTCACTGGCGTACTGGGAACCACGGTCGGAATGATGAATTAAGCCGGGTGCAGGGTTTCGTCTTTCAAATGCTTGATCAAGAGCATCTATTACCAACTCCCTGGTCATTCGCGATCCTACTGACCAGCCAACAATTTTACGTGAGAACAGGTCCATAACACTAGCCAAGTAAAGCCAACCTTCGCCCGTCCCGATATAGGTAATATCCGTTACCCATACTTTGTTCGGGGCCAAAACTTTGAACTGTCGATCCAGCACATTGTCGAATA is from Candidatus Cohnella colombiensis and encodes:
- a CDS encoding IS3 family transposase gives rise to the protein MYKHRLQFRVEKMCDVLKVSSSGYYKWLKYRDKPSARELKRRRLMKRIRYFFYHFKRRAGSPTITEALRQEGRRVSSRTVSRLMNEMGLKSITVRKYKATTNSNHSLPVFDNVLDRQFKVLAPNKVWVTDITYIGTGEGWLYLASVMDLFSRKIVGWSVGSRMTRELVIDALDQAFERRNPAPGLIHHSDRGSQYASEEYRARLVDYGMIGSMSRKGNCYDNACIESFHSTLKKELVYQTKFRTRKQAEKELYVYIEFDYNRLRFHSTLGYKTAHQFELNYFKMVAS